The proteins below are encoded in one region of Hordeum vulgare subsp. vulgare chromosome 3H, MorexV3_pseudomolecules_assembly, whole genome shotgun sequence:
- the LOC123439576 gene encoding glycine-rich cell wall structural protein-like: MGGGHDMHGGHNGGVKGFVSGLVGGGKGHGYGSSYGQGHGYGGGHVQGYQQGYGSHAQSYEHGYGGHTQHGHGGYEHGYGGGHAQHGHGHEHGYGGHVQQHGYGGGHAQLGYPPAAGAYPPHGGYQAHGYAPAAYPSHGAHQGHMGSYHTGHGGGHHHGGKYHGGKHGGKYHGGKHGSSWIR; encoded by the exons ATGGGTGGAGGCCACGACATGCACGGCGGCCACAACGGCGGCGTGAAGGGCTTCGTGTCCGGCCTCGTCGGCGGCGGGAAAGGCCACGGCTACGGATCATCGTACGGCCAGGGGCACGGCTACGGCGGTGGCCATGTACAGGGCTACCAGCAGGGATATGGCAGCCATGCACAGAGCTACGAGCACGGGTACGGCGGACATACGCAGCACGggcacggcggctacgagcacgggTACGGCGGCGGACATGCACAGCACGGTCATGGCCACGAGCACGGGTACGGAGGACACGTGCAGCAGCACGGATACGGCGGCGGTCACGCGCAGCTCGGGTACCCTCCTGCCGCCGGCGCCTACCCTCCGCACGGCGGCTACCAGGCGCACGGCTACGCGCCGGCCGCCTACCCCTCTCACGGGGCTCACCAGG GTCACATGGGATCGTACCACACCGGGCATGGCGGCGGGCACCACCACGGCGGGAAGTACCacggcggcaagcacggcgggaaGTACCATGGCGGCAAGCACGGCAGCAGCTGGATCAGGTGA